A genomic segment from Peribacillus sp. ACCC06369 encodes:
- a CDS encoding nucleoside recognition domain-containing protein, with amino-acid sequence MVNYIWVGMFVIGIVFGMINGTMDQVNEALFVSAKEAVTLCLGLMSILVFWLGLMKIAEESGLLDKLSSLFRPFMRWLFPEVPPNHPAMGYILSNMMANTFGLGNAATPLGIKAMEQLKKLNGGKATVSRSMVTFLAINTSSVTLIPTTVIAIRMNYDAQSPTDIVFPTIIATAISAVGGIAIDRYFYYRRKRSGRE; translated from the coding sequence ATGGTTAATTACATTTGGGTTGGCATGTTTGTGATAGGTATTGTATTCGGCATGATTAATGGGACGATGGATCAGGTCAATGAAGCTCTTTTTGTTAGCGCAAAGGAAGCGGTCACCCTTTGTCTGGGACTGATGAGCATTCTTGTTTTTTGGCTGGGTTTGATGAAAATAGCGGAGGAATCGGGACTGCTTGATAAACTATCCAGCTTGTTCAGGCCATTCATGAGATGGCTGTTCCCTGAAGTGCCGCCTAATCATCCGGCTATGGGATATATACTTTCGAATATGATGGCAAACACATTCGGTTTGGGGAATGCAGCTACACCTCTTGGCATTAAAGCGATGGAGCAGCTAAAGAAACTGAATGGAGGAAAAGCAACGGTCAGCCGCTCGATGGTCACTTTTTTAGCGATCAATACCTCAAGCGTAACGTTGATTCCAACGACTGTCATTGCGATTCGCATGAATTACGATGCCCAATCCCCGACGGACATCGTTTTTCCAACCATAATAGCTACGGCCATTTCTGCCGTTGGAGGAATCGCGATAGATCGATATTTTTATTACAGGAGAAAGAGGAGCGGGAGGGAATAG
- the ahpC gene encoding alkyl hydroperoxide reductase subunit C, with amino-acid sequence MSLINKQVEDFKVQAYHAGEFKEVTLEDVKGKWAVFFFYPADFSFVCPTELADLQDNYETFKEIGCEVYSVSTDTHFSHKGWADATDTIGRIQYPMLADPANVLSRQFGVLIEEDGLALRGTFIVNPEGQIKAYEINDLGIGRNAEELVRKVQAAQFVAEHGDKVCPAKWTPGEATLEPSLDLVGKL; translated from the coding sequence ATGTCATTGATCAATAAACAAGTAGAAGATTTTAAAGTACAAGCTTACCATGCAGGAGAATTCAAAGAAGTTACACTTGAAGATGTTAAAGGAAAATGGGCAGTATTCTTTTTCTACCCAGCTGACTTTTCATTCGTATGTCCAACTGAATTAGCTGATCTTCAAGATAACTACGAAACATTCAAGGAAATTGGTTGTGAAGTTTACTCAGTATCAACAGATACTCATTTCAGCCACAAAGGATGGGCTGATGCTACTGATACAATCGGTAGAATTCAATATCCAATGTTAGCTGACCCAGCAAACGTTTTATCCCGTCAATTCGGTGTATTGATTGAAGAAGATGGATTGGCTCTACGTGGAACTTTCATTGTAAATCCAGAAGGACAAATTAAAGCATATGAAATTAATGACTTAGGGATTGGCCGTAATGCAGAAGAACTAGTAAGAAAAGTTCAAGCTGCACAATTCGTAGCAGAACACGGAGATAAAGTTTGCCCTGCAAAATGGACTCCAGGTGAAGCTACTCTTGAACCAAGCCTGGACCTTGTAGGTAAACTTTAA
- the scpB gene encoding SMC-Scp complex subunit ScpB, with protein sequence MEVINWKGILEALLFAAGDEGLSVKQIASVLEITEYQATDIVESLKEEYLSDVRGIQVIEIAGVYQMTTKKEHSDYLKRLVETSNTQGLSQAALETLAIIAYKQPITRAEIDEIRGVKTDRPIHTLVTKVLIKEVGRAEGSGRAYLYGTTKEFLDYFGLNSIDELPPLADNSDDSFENGEADLFFEKFQQTIE encoded by the coding sequence TTGGAAGTTATTAATTGGAAAGGGATTCTTGAGGCATTATTGTTTGCTGCAGGAGATGAAGGACTCTCCGTCAAACAAATTGCCTCTGTCCTTGAAATTACGGAATATCAAGCAACGGACATCGTTGAAAGTTTAAAGGAAGAATATTTATCGGATGTACGCGGGATTCAGGTGATCGAAATAGCGGGTGTTTATCAAATGACGACAAAAAAAGAACACTCGGATTACTTGAAAAGACTAGTGGAAACATCAAACACTCAAGGTTTGTCCCAGGCCGCTTTGGAAACACTCGCAATCATTGCCTATAAGCAGCCGATTACCAGAGCTGAAATTGATGAAATTCGCGGTGTCAAAACGGACCGCCCCATCCATACACTTGTCACTAAAGTCTTAATAAAAGAGGTCGGACGTGCTGAAGGTTCCGGCCGGGCTTATTTATATGGGACAACAAAAGAGTTTTTGGATTACTTCGGCCTGAATTCCATTGATGAATTACCGCCGCTCGCCGATAATTCGGATGATAGCTTTGAAAATGGTGAAGCAGATCTGTTTTTTGAAAAATTTCAGCAAACAATCGAATAA
- a CDS encoding YpuI family protein — protein MGNTLVKSQLEDVKGFLETTVAQLEEFINETTYTKLQEEKSGDETYYKGILSSLRRMLVSCEEGLEACQIVLKNDVFNKAAAEKTLYRVYHQCIEEYFSPKSDRWFEDSRSAYTGKNSIKFHQSVPDSIITILKAVESGFQTMREELEFYETDYRTKMLQSR, from the coding sequence TTGGGGAATACATTGGTTAAATCTCAGCTTGAGGATGTAAAAGGCTTTTTGGAAACAACAGTGGCTCAGCTAGAGGAATTTATAAATGAGACGACCTATACTAAGCTGCAAGAGGAAAAAAGCGGGGATGAAACTTATTATAAAGGGATCCTTTCTAGTTTAAGAAGAATGCTTGTAAGTTGTGAAGAGGGCTTGGAGGCTTGCCAAATCGTTCTTAAAAATGATGTTTTTAATAAAGCTGCAGCTGAAAAGACGCTTTATAGGGTTTATCATCAATGTATCGAAGAATACTTTTCCCCAAAATCGGATCGGTGGTTTGAGGACAGCAGATCTGCCTATACAGGAAAAAACTCGATTAAATTTCACCAAAGTGTGCCAGACAGCATAATAACCATTCTGAAGGCCGTGGAAAGTGGATTCCAGACCATGCGTGAAGAATTGGAGTTTTATGAAACGGATTACCGGACGAAAATGTTACAGTCAAGATAA
- a CDS encoding spore maturation protein: MLHWMTTISIWMIPILILSILLYGTLKRVPTYEMFVEGGKEGINMSFSLIPFLVGMLVAISVFRASGALDFIVQSLNPLLSLLHFPSEVLPLAIIRPISGTAALGMTSDLISVYGPDSFVGRLAATIQGSTDTTFYVLTVYFGAVGIKKMGDALKVGLLADLIGIIAAVIVVTLVFGMN, from the coding sequence ATGTTGCACTGGATGACCACCATTTCAATTTGGATGATACCGATTTTGATCCTCAGTATATTACTGTACGGCACATTGAAAAGAGTCCCCACCTATGAGATGTTCGTCGAGGGGGGGAAAGAAGGGATCAACATGTCCTTTTCCCTTATCCCTTTCCTGGTAGGCATGCTTGTGGCGATTTCAGTATTTAGGGCATCAGGCGCCTTGGATTTCATTGTACAATCACTAAACCCATTGCTTTCCCTTCTTCATTTTCCGTCTGAGGTTTTACCCCTTGCGATTATCCGGCCAATATCAGGAACAGCCGCATTAGGAATGACCAGCGACCTGATATCGGTTTATGGACCGGATTCCTTTGTCGGGCGCTTGGCTGCCACGATTCAGGGAAGTACAGACACCACCTTCTATGTATTGACGGTTTATTTTGGAGCCGTCGGAATCAAAAAAATGGGTGATGCCCTTAAGGTTGGGCTTTTGGCAGACTTGATCGGAATCATAGCCGCCGTTATCGTCGTCACATTAGTATTTGGAATGAATTAA
- a CDS encoding FAD-dependent oxidoreductase has translation MKKIYDLLIIGGGPAGLSAGVYAGRAKLKTIILEKGTGGGQAATTSEIANYPGIRHISGPRLVEEMKLQNEDFGVEFAKADVTGVDFSGEVKVVKTLGGDYHSRAVIIATGASPRTLGFPGEEEFTGRGVAYCSTCDGEFFEGLEVFVIGAGYAAAEEAIFLTRFATKVTIIARESSFSCAPSIVDKVMANDKIEVKFNTEILGVYGDGMIQSARFINNATKEEFEYKAKEEDSTFGVFVFIGYEPKTEIFNGHIEMDHAGYILTDDDMKTNVNGVYAAGDLRPKSLRQIITAVSDGAIAATDAGKYIAEEKDRLGIKDEPEVEKPAKKEQAAVPAGKSALLSDALRGQLKGIFGKMESDVTLVSIVDESLPKSVELRDFLLDVAELGDKLHLELYNKGENKEIEEKINADKFPVVSLLNSNGEYSGVKYHGVPGGHELNSFILAIYNLAGPGQALDSVVLNSIKGISKKANIKVMVSLACHYCPDVVVGAQRIAIENPNVEAEMVDISNFQEIKKKYKVMSVPAMIINDEEVVFGAKKIDEIAALLV, from the coding sequence ATGAAAAAAATATATGATTTATTAATTATTGGTGGTGGTCCTGCAGGCCTCTCAGCAGGCGTTTATGCAGGAAGAGCTAAATTAAAGACAATTATTCTTGAAAAAGGAACTGGCGGCGGACAAGCTGCAACTACATCGGAAATAGCCAATTATCCTGGTATCCGCCATATATCGGGCCCAAGGTTAGTTGAAGAAATGAAGCTGCAAAATGAAGATTTTGGGGTTGAGTTTGCCAAAGCTGATGTAACGGGCGTGGATTTCTCCGGTGAGGTAAAAGTGGTTAAAACCCTTGGTGGGGACTACCATTCCCGCGCGGTCATCATTGCAACGGGTGCTTCTCCAAGAACACTAGGATTTCCAGGTGAAGAGGAATTTACTGGTCGCGGTGTAGCTTATTGTTCAACATGTGATGGCGAATTCTTTGAAGGGTTGGAAGTTTTCGTTATCGGGGCAGGATATGCAGCCGCTGAAGAAGCTATATTCCTGACCCGCTTTGCTACAAAGGTTACAATCATCGCCCGTGAATCAAGCTTCTCGTGTGCCCCGTCCATTGTTGATAAGGTAATGGCAAATGATAAGATTGAAGTGAAATTCAATACGGAGATCCTTGGGGTATATGGAGATGGGATGATTCAAAGTGCCCGTTTCATCAATAACGCGACTAAAGAAGAATTTGAGTATAAGGCGAAGGAAGAAGACAGTACGTTTGGAGTATTCGTTTTCATAGGTTATGAGCCGAAAACAGAGATTTTCAATGGCCATATCGAAATGGATCATGCGGGTTACATTCTCACCGATGATGATATGAAGACTAATGTGAATGGTGTATATGCGGCAGGCGACCTAAGGCCAAAATCCTTGCGCCAGATTATCACAGCTGTATCTGACGGTGCGATTGCAGCAACGGATGCCGGTAAATATATTGCAGAAGAAAAAGATCGCTTAGGCATTAAAGATGAACCTGAAGTTGAAAAACCGGCCAAAAAAGAACAGGCCGCTGTCCCAGCAGGAAAGAGCGCTTTATTAAGTGATGCGTTACGTGGCCAATTAAAGGGCATCTTCGGCAAGATGGAGAGTGACGTAACATTGGTGTCCATCGTCGATGAAAGTTTGCCGAAATCAGTCGAATTGCGAGACTTCTTGTTGGATGTTGCTGAATTGGGGGACAAGCTTCATCTTGAGTTATACAACAAGGGGGAAAATAAGGAAATCGAAGAAAAAATCAATGCAGATAAGTTCCCTGTCGTTTCCCTCTTAAATTCGAATGGTGAATACAGTGGCGTCAAATACCACGGTGTACCTGGCGGCCATGAGTTGAATTCCTTCATTTTGGCTATCTATAACCTAGCCGGACCTGGTCAAGCATTGGATTCAGTCGTATTGAATTCAATTAAGGGAATCAGTAAAAAAGCGAACATTAAGGTTATGGTTTCATTGGCATGTCACTACTGTCCAGACGTTGTAGTTGGCGCACAGCGTATTGCGATTGAAAACCCTAACGTTGAAGCTGAAATGGTCGATATAAGCAATTTCCAGGAAATTAAGAAGAAATATAAAGTCATGAGCGTGCCGGCCATGATCATCAATGATGAAGAAGTGGTATTCGGCGCTAAGAAAATTGATGAAATCGCAGCGTTATTAGTATGA
- a CDS encoding superoxide dismutase — MSDVRDYAKEVSDWVDGVMEYLEKIDITDSSVLSNIERLSQLTKDMDEEEMDYEDMVLIEEEMARVYEEIEELAREFNIQDRQSVPIGKHTLPPLPYAYDALEPTISREIMYLHHDKHHQAYVDGLNKAELMMKKARETKDFSLLKHWEKEAAFHGSGHYLHTLFWEVMIPGGGGQPKGDLLKQIEKDFGSFAAFKSHFSEAAKQVEGVGWAILVWAPRAWRLEILQSELHMVLTQWDTIPILVLDVWEHAYYLQYKNNRAAYVDKWWDVVNWPQTAVRFTEAKKLIWKKQ, encoded by the coding sequence ATGTCTGATGTTAGAGATTATGCTAAAGAGGTAAGTGATTGGGTTGATGGAGTCATGGAATATCTTGAGAAGATCGATATCACCGATTCGTCAGTGTTATCAAATATTGAACGGCTTTCCCAGTTGACAAAAGATATGGATGAGGAAGAAATGGATTATGAGGATATGGTCCTGATTGAAGAAGAGATGGCTCGGGTCTATGAAGAAATTGAAGAACTCGCTAGAGAATTCAATATACAGGATAGGCAATCAGTCCCGATTGGGAAGCATACACTTCCGCCGTTACCTTATGCCTATGATGCGTTGGAACCGACGATTTCAAGGGAGATCATGTATCTGCACCATGATAAGCATCATCAAGCATATGTCGATGGGCTGAATAAAGCGGAATTGATGATGAAAAAAGCGAGGGAAACGAAAGATTTCTCCTTGTTGAAACATTGGGAAAAGGAAGCAGCCTTTCATGGGTCAGGCCATTATCTCCATACGCTTTTTTGGGAAGTGATGATTCCAGGAGGAGGCGGACAGCCAAAGGGAGATTTACTTAAACAGATTGAAAAGGATTTTGGAAGCTTTGCAGCTTTTAAAAGTCATTTTAGTGAAGCGGCCAAACAGGTAGAAGGTGTTGGCTGGGCGATATTAGTCTGGGCTCCACGTGCGTGGCGGCTAGAAATACTTCAATCGGAATTGCATATGGTTTTGACCCAGTGGGATACGATTCCAATCCTTGTTCTTGATGTATGGGAACATGCTTATTACCTACAATATAAAAATAATCGGGCAGCCTATGTGGACAAATGGTGGGACGTTGTAAACTGGCCGCAAACGGCCGTAAGGTTCACGGAAGCGAAGAAGCTGATTTGGAAAAAACAATAA
- a CDS encoding D-alanyl-D-alanine carboxypeptidase family protein: MRFPYKGLSSLCIVILLLSFMAPVQSVNANVAVSAHSAILMDEDSGRVIYEVNAHEKNRIASITKIMTAILAIESGQMDETVKVSSNAFGTEGSSLYLKVGEKIKLEDLVYGLMLRSGNDAAVAISEKVGGSLDGFVWMMNQKAEEIGMKNTHFSNPHGLDNTKNHYSTAYDMAILTRYAMQNETYAKIAGTKEHRAHNSTEQWDYVWKNKNRLLTQLYEYCTGGKTGYTKLAKRTLVTTATKNEHDLIAVTLNGPDDWNDHIQMYESAFKDYKPTEILPEGMVENLQNKMYKGHVYIKNDFSYPLTKEERKLVNVKMKLLKPQKVWKDKRKIPEVVGRASIYLDGKKIGTRSIFYGESKESFKQQSFQSSWAEVFEAVLGLERNG, from the coding sequence ATGCGTTTTCCATATAAAGGGTTATCAAGTTTGTGTATCGTCATTCTCCTGTTGTCTTTTATGGCACCTGTACAAAGCGTCAATGCAAATGTTGCTGTAAGTGCCCATAGCGCGATTTTAATGGATGAGGATAGCGGAAGGGTCATTTATGAAGTGAATGCTCATGAAAAGAATCGCATAGCAAGCATTACGAAAATAATGACGGCGATCTTGGCTATTGAATCGGGACAAATGGATGAAACAGTTAAGGTAAGCAGCAATGCCTTCGGGACGGAGGGATCTTCCCTTTATTTAAAAGTGGGAGAAAAGATTAAGCTCGAAGATTTGGTTTATGGCTTGATGCTTCGCTCAGGTAATGATGCAGCAGTCGCAATCAGTGAAAAGGTTGGTGGAAGCCTGGATGGATTCGTCTGGATGATGAATCAAAAGGCAGAAGAAATCGGGATGAAAAATACACATTTTTCAAATCCACATGGTCTGGATAATACGAAAAACCATTATTCAACCGCATATGATATGGCCATACTTACTCGTTATGCCATGCAAAATGAAACGTATGCAAAGATTGCCGGCACTAAGGAGCACAGGGCGCATAATTCTACAGAACAATGGGATTATGTATGGAAGAACAAAAATCGCCTGCTTACACAATTATATGAGTATTGCACAGGCGGGAAAACAGGGTATACCAAACTAGCAAAACGTACCTTGGTGACGACGGCAACAAAAAACGAGCATGACCTGATTGCTGTGACATTGAATGGTCCCGATGATTGGAATGATCATATCCAAATGTACGAATCCGCTTTTAAGGATTATAAGCCTACAGAAATTTTACCCGAAGGCATGGTAGAAAATTTACAAAATAAAATGTATAAAGGGCATGTTTACATTAAAAATGATTTCTCGTACCCACTGACAAAAGAAGAGAGAAAATTGGTCAATGTGAAAATGAAATTATTGAAGCCACAGAAGGTTTGGAAAGATAAAAGGAAAATCCCGGAAGTGGTCGGCAGAGCATCCATCTATCTCGATGGAAAGAAAATAGGAACGCGTTCAATTTTTTATGGGGAATCGAAAGAAAGCTTCAAGCAACAATCATTCCAATCTTCATGGGCTGAGGTATTTGAAGCGGTATTGGGACTCGAACGAAATGGTTAA